A region from the Drosophila takahashii strain IR98-3 E-12201 chromosome 2L, DtakHiC1v2, whole genome shotgun sequence genome encodes:
- the LOC108069244 gene encoding nuclear transcription factor Y subunit beta translates to MSNGEDVLDNWEEIDEAGLSMTLQTKLQASDPPVHKMKLLQRPQSLQESSQILNSSTSGGGGNGSGNPLPRQITIARKPQPPPAAAAEVDPSAQQQLPVMMVLHKPSNEYDAASYASPISNQTVKILRRPAQAEERRDTNGMRPKQPIKTLKQREQEYAEARLRILGAAKNPEDDKPAAPSSPAVNSSTPSAAAPPSAPPATPPAASSNNNVINNNGSHPAAGMHRSSSAPKMSQVSPMYNNYNSYFQGPHNQPGLNYYYPHNPQQQQQQQQPHYNQRLPPYGGGGAGLGGMPSQAPPQSSPNAQQSWSPVVGGSVSAALLRQQSMQSPQQQQQQQNQQQQLGQHPHPFNDLVLRLPKGPCPNGSIGFQMRR, encoded by the exons ATGTCCAATGGCGAGGATGTGTTAGACAACTGGGAGGAAATCGACGAGGCGGGG CTCTCCATGACTCTGCAAACGAAACTGCAGGCGAGCGATCCGCCCGTCCACAAGATGAAGCTGCTCCAGCGGCCACAGAGCCTCCAGGAGTCCTCACAAATCCTCAACAGCAGCACCAGCGGCGGGGGAGGCAACGGGAGCGGGAATCCCCTGCCCCGGCAGATCACCATTGCACGGAAGCCCCAACcgccgccagcagcagcagcagaggttGATCCGTCtgcacagcagcagctgcccGTGATGATGGTGCTGCACAAGCCCTCCAATGAGTACGACGCGGCCAGCTATGCCTCGCCCATCAGCAACCAGACCGTCAAGATCCTGCGACGGCCCGCCCAGGCGGAGGAGCGCCGGGATACGAACGGAATGCGGCCCAAGCAGCCCATCAAGACGCTCAAGCAGCGCGAACAGGAGTACGCCGAGGCGAGGCTACGCATCCTGGGCGCGGCCAAGAACCCCGAGGATGATAAACC GGCCGCTCCCAGCTCGCCAGCTGTAAACAGTAGCACACCGAGTGCGGCTGCCCCGCCCTCGGCGCCGCCTGCCACTCCCCCTGCTGCCAGCAGCAATAACAACGTTATTAACAACAACGGTAGCCATCCAGCAGCTGGAATGCATCGCTCCAGTTCGGCACCAAAGATGTCCCAGGTGTCGCCGATGTACAATAACTACAACAGCTACTTCCAGGGGCCGCACAATCAGCCGGGCCTGAACTATTACTATCCGCATAAtccacaacagcagcagcagcaacagcagccgcaTTACAACCAACGCCTGCCGCCTTACGGAGGCGGAGGAGCGGGCTTGGGAGGCATGCCGTCTCAGGCGCCGCCTCAATCGTCGCCCAATGCCCAGCAGAGCTGGTCACCTGTTGTGGGCGGATCGGTATCCGCTGCCCTTCTGCGCCAACAGTCGATGCAatcgccgcagcagcagcaacagcagcagaatcagcagcagcagctcggcCAGCATCCACATCCGTTCAATGACCTAGTCCTGCGTCTGCCCAAGGGTCCTTGTCCGAATGGCTCCATTGGCTTCCAGATGCGCCGGTAA
- the Gart gene encoding trifunctional purine biosynthetic protein adenosine-3, with product MSHRVLIIGSGGREHAICWKLSQSPKVSKIYALPGSHGIQQVAKCQNLEAQTLDPKDFEAIAKWSKENQINLVVVGPEDPLALGLGDVLQKEGIACFGPGKQGAQIEADKKWAKDFMLRHGIPTARYESFTDTEKAKTFIKSAPYPALVVKAAGLAAGKGVVVAANVEEACQAVDEILGQLKYGQAGATLVVEELLEGEEVSVLAFTDGKSVRAMLPAQDHKRLGNGDSGPNTGGMGAYCPCPLISQPALELVQKAVLERAVQGLIKERITYQGVLYAGLMLTRDGPRVLEFNCRFGDPETQVILPLLESDLFEVMQACCSGQLDKIALQWRQGVSAVGVILASAGYPETSTKGCLITGLPAENSPTQLVFHSGLAVNQKKEALTNGGRVLIAIALDVSLKEAAAKATKLAGSITFSGSGAQYRTDIAQKAFKIAASPGLSYKDSGVDIDAGDALVQRIKPLSRGTQRPGVLGGLGGFGGLFRLKELNYKEPVIAEATQGVGAKIHLALEHELYENVGYDLFALAANDLLELGAEPVAFLDYIACGKLHVPLAAQLVKGMADGCRDARCALVGGETAEMPSLYAPGQHDMAGYCVGIVEQSRLLPRFDLYQPGDLLVGLPSSGLHCAGFNEILTQLAAAKVNLKQCSPVDGGEDGLSLAHVLATPTRLYVQQLLPHLQRGEEIKSVVHVTHGLLNDVRRLLPEGFETTLDFGAVPVPKIFGWLAGKLKLSAQSLLERHNCGIGMVLILPQSSQLWRTSLPGAKVLGVLQRKTKDSASPVVQVRNFVEQLQKVASPFGGLGERELPEELKELPNHLDLKAPREDSFENAAGRRLTRVPSHYKDPILILGTDGVGTKLKIAQQTNRNSSVGTDLVAMCVNDILCNGAEPLSFSSYYACGQWQEELAKEVHSGVLEGARQANSSFIASHSAALPLLYGPQVYDLAGFALGIAERSGILPLLEEVQPGDVLIGLPSSGVHSNGFSLVHAVLKRVGLGLQDKAPFSEKTLGEELLVPTKIYVQALSTLLSRGNHGIKALAHITGGGLSENIPRVLRKDLAVRLDANLFQLPPVFAWLASAGNISSTELQRTYNCGLGMILVVAPTEVESVLKELRYPQRAAVVGEVLARKDPKKPQVVVQNFEASLTRTQKILSVPRKRVAVLISGTGSNLQALIDATRDSAQGIHAEIVLVISNKPGVLGLERATKAGVPSLVISHKDFASREVYDAELSRNLKAARVDLICLAGFMRVLSAPFVREWRGRLVNIHPSLLPKYPGLHVQRQALEAGEKESGCTVHFVDEGVDTGAILVQAAVPILPGDDEDSLTQRIHKAEHWAFPRALGLLASGAARLAPEGSQ from the exons ATGTCGCATCGCGTTCTGATAATTGGCAGCGGCGGTCGGGAGCACGCGATTTGCTGGAAACTATCGCAATCCCCGAAAGTGTCCAAAATATACGCATTGCCCGGAAGCCATGGCATTCAACAGGTGGCGAAGTGCCAGAATCTGGAGGCCCAGACATTGGATCCTAAGGATTTCGAG gcCATTGCCAAATGGAGTAAGGAAAACCAGATAAACCTAGTGGTCGTGGGACCCGAAGATCCCTTGGCCTTGGGACTGGGCGATGTGCTGCAGAAGGAGGGAATCGCCTGCTTTGGACCCGGCAAGCAGGGTGCCCAAATCGAGGCGGACAAAAAGTGGGCCAAGGACTTTATGCTGCGCCATGGCATTCCAACGGCGCGTTACGAGAGCTTCACGGACACGGAAAAGGCTAAAACCTTCATTAAAAG TGCTCCATATCCAGCTCTGGTGGTCAAGGCTGCTGGACTGGCAGCTGGTAAAGGCGTGGTGGTGGCCGCCAATGTAGAGGAAGCCTGCCAGGCGGTGGACGAGATCCTGGGACAGCTGAAGTACGGACAGGCGGGGGCCACTCTGGTggtggaggagctgctggAGGGCGAAGAGGTCTCCGTGTTGGCCTTCACCGATGGCAAGAGTGTGCGGGCCATGCTGCCGGCGCAGGATCACAAGCGTTTGGGCAACGGCGATTCGGGTCCGAATACCGGAGGCATGGGCGCCTACTGCCCCTGTCCACTGATCAGCCAGCCAGCCCTGGAACTGGTCCAAAAAGCCGTGCTGGAGAGGGCAGTGCAGGGTCTGATCAAGGAGCGTATCACCTACCAGGGTGTCCTCTATGCGGGTCTCATGCTTACACGCGATGGTCCTCGCGTCCTGGAGTTCAACTGCCGCTTCGGAGATCCCGAAACCCAGGTGATACTGCCGCTGCTCGAAAGCGATCTCTTCGAGGTGATGCAGGCCTGTTGCAGCGGACAGCTGGACAAGATCGCACTGCAGTGGCGCCAGGGAGTCAGTGCCGTGGGTGTGATCCTAGCCAGCGCTGGCTATCCAGAGACCTCCACCAAGGGATGCCTCATTACGG GACTTCCGGCTGAAAATTCACCCACTCAATTGGTTTTCCACAGCGGCCTGGCCGTGAATCAAAAAAAGGAAGCCCTCACCAACGGCGGTCGGGTGCTCATCGCAATTGCTCTGGACGTCAGCTTGAAGGAGGCCGCCGCCAAGGCCACCAAATTAGCTGGCAGCATCACTTTTTCCGGCTCGGGAGCTCAGTACAGAACGGACATCGCCCAGAAGGCATTCAAAAT AGCTGCATCCCCGGGGTTGAGTTACAAGGATAGTGGAGTGGATATCGATGCTGGCGATGCTCTCGTGCAGCGCATCAAGCCCTTGTCCCGTGGCACCCAGCGACCGGGCGTCCTAGGTGGTTTGGGTGGGTTCGGTGGACTGTTCCGTCTGAAGGAGCTCAACTACAAGGAGCCAGTTATTGCGGAGGCCACTCAGGGAGTGGGGGCCAAGATCCATCTCGCTTTGGAGCACGAACTGTACGAGAATGTTGGCTACGACCTCTTCGCCCTGGCGGCCAACGATCTCCTGGAACTTGGAGCCGAACCAGTGGCTTTTCTGGACTACATTGCCTGTGGCAAGTTGCACGTCCCGTTGGCCGCCCAGTTGGTCAAGGGAATGGCCGATGGCTGCCGAGATGCCCGGTGCGCTTTAGTGG GTGGCGAAACTGCCGAGATGCCCTCTCTATATGCACCCGGTCAACATGACATGGCTGGCTATTGCGTGGGAATCGTGGAGCAGTCTCGGCTCCTGCCCCGCTTCGATCTTTACCAGCCGGGTGATCTGCTCGTGGGTCTGCCATCGTCTGGACTCCATTGCGCCGGCTTCAATGAGATACTCACCCAGTTGGCCGCCGCCAAAGTAAATCTCAAGCAGTGTTCTCCTGTCGATGGTGGCGAGGATGGTCTGTCCTTGGCCCATGtcctggccacgcccactcgtCTGTATGTccagcagctgctgccgcATCTTCAGAGGGGCGAAGAGATCAAGTCGGTGGTTCATGTTACACATGGATTGTTAAACGATGTCCGTCGCCTTCTGCCTGAAGGATTCGAGACGACGCTGGATTTCGGTGCAGTGCCAGTGCCCAAAATATTTGGCTGGCTGGCAGGAAAGCTAAAGCTGAGTGCTCAGAGTCTCCTGGAGCGGCACAACTGTGGCATTGGCATGGTGTTGATTCTTCCCCAGTCCAGTCAACTGTGGCGAACATCCCTGCCGGGTGCCAAAGTGCTGGGTGTCCTGCAGAGGAAAACGAAGGATAGTGCTTCTCCCGTCGTTCAGGTGCGCAACTTTGTGGAGCAACTGCAGAAGGTTGCCTCCCCATTCGGTGGTCTTGGTGAACGCGAGTTGCCCGAGGAGCTCAAGGAATTGCCCAACCATCTGGATTTAAAGGCTCCCCGTGAAGATTCCTTTGAAAACGCAGCTGGACGTCGGCTCACCCGCGTTCCCAGCCACTACAAGGATCCTATTCTCATCCTGGGCACCGATGGCGTGGGCACCAAGCTGAAAATAGCGCAGCAAACGAATCGCAACTCTAGCGTGGGCACCGATCTGGTGGCCATGTGCGTCAATGACATTCTCTGCAATGGAGCTGAACCTCTTAGCTTCTCCAGCTACTATGCCTGCGGCCAATGGCAGGAGGAGTTGGCCAAGGAGGTCCATTCCGGTGTCCTGGAGGGAGCACGACAGGCCAACAGCAGTTTCATTG CTTCGCACAGTGCTGCTCTGCCGCTGTTGTACGGTCCACAGGTCTATGATCTGGCTGGCTTCGCCTTGGGCATAGCAGAACGCTCCGGTATCCTGCCCCTCTTGGAGGAGGTACAGCCAGGAGATGTGCTCATCGGCTTACCTTCATCGGGTGTCCACAGCAATGGGTTCAGCTTGGTCCACGCCGTTCTCAAGCGAGTGGGTCTGGGCCTGCAGGACAAGGCGCCCTTCAGCGAGAAGACACTGGGCGAGGAGCTGCTGGTGCCCACCAAGATCTATGTGCAGGCATTGTCCACTTTGCTGTCCCGCGGAAATCACGGCATCAAGGCGCTGGCCCACATCACCGGCGGAGGGCTGAGTGAGAATATACCGCGAGTGTTGCGCAAGGATTTGGCCGTGCGCCTGGATGCCAACCTATTCCAGCTGCCGCCCGTTTTTGCCTGGCTGGCATCGGCCGGAAATATCAGTTCCACTGAGCTGCAGCGCACCTACAACTGTGGCTTGGGAATGATTCTGGTTGTGGCTCCCACGGAAGTCGAAAGTGTCCTCAAGGAGCTGCGTTATCCACAACGAGCTGCGGTCGTCGGCGAGGTGTTGGCCCGCAAGGATCCCAAGAAGCCGCAGGTGGTGGTTCAGAACTTTGAGGCCTCCTTAACCAGAACCCAGAAGATTCTATCCGTGCCGCGAAAGCGAGTTGCTGTCCTCATCTCGGGAACCGGCAGCAATCTGCAGGCACTGATAGATGCCACGCGGGATTCGGCGCAGGGTATTCATGCCGAGATAGTGCTGGTCATCAGCAACAAGCCGGGTGTCCTGGGTCTGGAGCGAGCCACCAAAGCTGGTGTACCTTCTTTGGTCATCTCCCACAAGGATTTCGCCAGTCGCGAGGTCTACGATGCGGAACTGAGCCGAAATTTGAAGGCTGCTCGCGTGGATTTGATTTGCCTGGCCGGCTTCATGCGAGTCCTGAGTGCTCCATTTGTCCGGGAATGGCGCGGGCGCCTCGTCAACATCCATCCATCGCTGCTGCCCAAGTATCCGGGTCTGCATGTCCAGCGGCAGGCCTTGGAGGCGGGCGAAAAGGAGTCCGGCTGCACCGTTCACTTCGTGGACGAGGGCGTGGACACGGGAGCGATCCTGGTTCAGGCCGCAGTTCCCATTTTGCCCGGTGACGATGAGGACTCGTTGACGCAACGCATCCACAAGGCGGAGCATTGGGCTTTTCCCAGGGCTTTGGGGCTTTTGGCCAGCGGAGCAGCTCGACTTGCTCCCGAAGGAAGCCAGTGA
- the LOC108069245 gene encoding mitochondrial magnesium exporter 1, whose amino-acid sequence MEEVEIAPGNKSNPIKSFIAGGVGGMCNVLVGYPLDTIKVRLQTMPTPLPGQAPRYKGIIDCTARMFRQEGLRGFYRGISAPLVGVTPIYAVDFAVYAAGKRLFQTDDHIRLTYPQIFVAGALAGVCSALVTVPSDRIKVLLQAQHVSSGPLLYNGTMDTAAKLYRQGGIRSLFKGTCACILRDSPTGFYFVTYEFLQELARKKSKTGQISTTSTILSGGTAGIVFWTLAVPFDVLKSRLQSAPEGTYKHGIRSVFRDLMATEGPKALFRGILPVLLRAFPSTAAVFFGVELTNDLLKA is encoded by the exons ATGGAGGAGGTGGAGATCGCCCCGGGAAATAAATCCAATCCCATAAAGTCCTTTATAGCGGGCGGCGTGGGTGGCATGTGCAATGTGCTGGTCGGCTATCCCTTGGACACAATAAAG GTTCGCCTTCAAACGATGCCCACTCCTTTGCCCGGTCAAGCGCCCCGATACAAGGGGATTATAGATTGCACCGCCCGGATGTTTCGTCAGGAGGGACTCCGTGGATTCTACAGAGGAATATCGGCGCCCCTGGTGGGAGTGACACCCATCTATGCCGTGGACTTTGCCGTCTATGCGGCGGGCAAGAGACTGTTCCAAACGGACGACCACATAAGGCTCACCTATCCGCAGATATTCGTTGCCGGTGCATTGGCCGGAGTTTGTTCCGCCCTCGTCACGGTGCCCAGCGATCGGATAAAGGTGCTCCTACAGGCGCAGCACGTGTCCAGTGGTCCTCTACTCTACAATGGAACCATGGACACAGCCGCGAAGCTTTATAGGCAGGGTGGGATTAGGAGCCTCTTCAAAGGAACCTGTGCCTGCATTCTGAGAG ATTCCCCCACCGGATTTTATTTCGTGACCTACGAGTTCCTCCAGGAATTGGCCAGAAAGAAGTCCAAGACTGGGCAGATCAGCACCACATCAACGATTCTGTCTGGCGGAACGGCTGGCATTGTGTTTTGGACCTTGGCCGTGCCCTTTGACGTACTTAAAAGCCGCCTACAGTCAG CACCTGAGGGCACTTACAAGCACGGCATACGAAGCGTTTTCAGAGACCTAATGGCCACAGAAGGCCCCAAAGCTCTATTTCGCGGAATTCTCCCAGTTTTATTGCGTGCCTTTCCCTCCACAGCCGCCGTGTTTTTCGGCGTGGAGTTAACCAATGATTTGTTAAAGGCTTAG
- the LOC108069217 gene encoding dnaJ homolog subfamily C member 28 — protein MWLVGNLFGGSTAIRFTRFLHLKRKEVYLECFRILGVHESADQNTVRHAYLDLVKRVHPDSGCEEASAERFQQVDEAFRVLQEKFAKGRRNIQEDEEEAMEFDIKHTAPQHRQYLSNEGIGMGNPFQRQKQYQQVRAMKAQERVLEHRIDKAAAGEKTLMSKGGNHFRKHAIKTKYGIDRVVEDLIQEAMSKGDFNNLNGSGKPLSAAQSQNPYLDFTTHKLNKIMLDNGFTPEWISLGKDIRDAVAELKIKLRQERIYYGEWPLQRQEDLTAWQRFTQQQQENVKQLNKLIDKYNLIVPILENQFFRLQLDRMAEPIFKDPQLQRNVVRPEVRAKDRSHVENQGSTSTSLFSLISKLL, from the exons ATGTGGCTGGTAGGAAATCTGTTTGGTGGATCCACAGCCATCAGATTCACTCGTTTTCTGCACCTCAAACGCAAGGAGGTTTATTTG GAATGCTTTCGCATCCTGGGCGTTCACGAGTCGGCCGACCAGAACACAGTGCGCCACGCCTACTTAGATCTCGTGAAGCGGGTTCATCCGGATTCGGGATGCGAGGAGGCCAGTGCCGAGCGCTTCCAGCAGGTGGACGAGGCCTTCCGCGTCCTGCAGGAGAAGTTCGCCAAGGGAAGGCGCAACATccaggaggacgaggaggaggccatGGAGTTCGACATCAAGCACACGGCTCCGCAGCACCGGCAATATCTGTCCAACGAGGGCATCGGCATGGGTAATCCCTTCCAGCGGCAGAAACAATACCAGCAGGTGCGCGCCATGAAGGCGCAGGAACGCGTTTTGGAGCACCGCATCGATAAGGCGGCTGCTGGGGAGAAGACTTTAATGTCCAAGGGCGGCAATCACTTTCGCAAGCACGCCATCAAGACCAAGTACGGCATCGATCGCGTGGTCGAGGATCTCATCCAGGAGGCCATGTCCAAGGGTGACTTTAATAATCTCAACGGATCAGGAAAGCCCTTATCTGCAGCTCAGTCGCAGAATCCCTATCTGGACTTCACCACCCACAAGCTAAACAAAATCATGCTAGACAACGGCTTCACGCCGGAATGGATCAGCCTTGGCAAGGACATACGCGATGCAGTCGCCGAGCTAAAGATAAAGTTGCGCCAGGAGCGCATATACTACGGTGAATGGCCACTGCAGCGGCAAGAAGATTTAACTGCTTGGCAAAGGTTtacccagcagcaacaggagaATGTCAAACAGCTAAACAAGCTCATTGACAAGTACAATCTGATTGTGCCCATTCTGGAGAATCAGTTCTTTCGCCTGCAGCTTGACAGGATGGCCGAACCCATATTTAAGGATCCGCAATTGCAGCGTAATGTTGTGAGACCCGAAGTGAGAGCTAAGGATAGGAGCCATGTGGAAAATCAGGGGAGTACTAGTACCAGTCTATTTTCCCTGATAAGCAAACTATTGTAG
- the LOC108069192 gene encoding essential MCU regulator, mitochondrial, with protein MPLDDDFSDFKELRKMPKRSTKYTNIAIMVSVIPGILLGGYMGKKLAQFLEVFDLYAPDIVEDDD; from the coding sequence ATGCCTCTCGATGACGATTTCAGTGATTTTAAAGAACTGCGTAAAATGCCGAAGAGAAGCACAAAGTACACAAATATTGCTATTATGGTTTCTGTAATACCTGGCATTTTATTGGGCGGCTATATGGGCAAGAAGTTGGCCCAGTTCCTTGAAGTATTCGATCTGTACGCGCCCGATATCGTGGAAGATGATGATTAG
- the Pcp gene encoding pupal cuticle protein — MKKTIMTSGDGDGGSELGFRGEILPKIRWRADGYKNESVREADKQFRTKLERDIMYLLFLQVNFIIALAVMQVQAGSSYIPDSDRNTRTLQNELQVERDGNYRYAYETSNGISVSQAGLGGVSVQGGNSYTSPEGNVISVNYVADEFGYHPVGAHIPQVPDYILRALEYIRTHPYQIKNYYTGELKTVEHDAAAFNVYTRNIQEATTPRSRPSTTPKTIYLTHPPTTTLRPLRQRRGALKH; from the exons ATGAAGAAGACGATCATGACGAGCGGAGATGGAGACGGCGGCTCGGAACTGGGTTTCCGAGGCGAAATATTGCCAAAAATCCGCTGGCGAGCGGATGGATATAAAAACGAAAGCGTCCGAGAGGCAGACAAGCAGTTTAGAACCAAACTCGAACGCGACATCATGTATTTGCTT TTTCTACAGGTGAATTTCATAATTGCGCTGGCCGTAATGCAGGTGCAGGCGGGCTCCTCCTATATCCCCGATTCGGATCGGAACACACGGACTCTCCAGAACGAACTGCAGGTGGAACGGGATGGCAATTACCGGTATGCCTACGAGACCTCCAATGGAATTTCCGTCTCCCAAGCGGGATTGGGTGGCGTCTCCGTCCAGGGTGGCAATAGTTACACCTCACCCGAGGGCAATGTGATTAGTGTTAACTATGTGGCCGATGAATTTGGCTATCATCCCGTGGGCGCACATATTCCCCAGGTTCCGGACTACATTCTTCGCGCCCTGGAGTACATTAGAACGCATCCGTACCAGATCAAGAATTACTATACGGGCGAACTCAAGACCGTGGAACACGATGCGGCTGCCTTTAACGTGTACACGAGGAATATCCAGGAAGCAACGACCCCAAGATCCCGACCGAGCACCACTCCAAAAACCATATACCTCACCCATCCGCCCACGACTACGTTGCGACCTCTGCGACAAAGACGAGGCGCCCTGAAGCACTGA